From the Elaeis guineensis isolate ETL-2024a chromosome 16, EG11, whole genome shotgun sequence genome, the window ATCATCTCCATCCCCAGCCATCATTCTTAGTGCCTGAGCATGGATCTCTTTGCCAGCATGTAGTGCCACTAGACAGCCACAAGCGTCTAGAGCTTTTGCCAAGGTGAAGCAGTTCCCTCGAATCGGCCCACTTTCACCATACAATCTTGCCAGTAACCTTAGCCCCTCATTTGGTAATCCATCCTGTACGTATCCCGAGATCATAGCCGTCCATGAGATCACATTTTTGTCAGGCATAGCATCAAAGAGCTGACGTGCTTCATTGATCAAACCATTATATATGCAACCTGTGATCATTGAGTTCCAATGTGACACGTGCCTGTCCCCCATACTACCAAAAACATGTTGAGCTTCTCTGATGCTAGAGCACTTGCAATACATATCAATCAAAGCACTCCCAAGAATAGCATCATTGCCATCAGAAGAACAGCAATTTTCATAAAGACCCAAAGCAAGGAGAAGACCGTGAACCTGCCTCCCAGTTTTAACCAATCCAAGATTGGCACACACTTTAAGCAAGGAAACAATAACACTATGATCCATCTTGACAAGTTCCATAAAACCGCCACTATGACAAAGAATGCTCTTAGTGGCATCACAATACCTCTCATTAAAGACATAGCCTTTGATCATCATAAGCTTAGACTCTACAGACTCTTCTCCCCCCTGCATCGCTCTCTCAGCACACTCCACTTCCCCGCATCTAAAATACATGTTAGCCAAAGCATTTATTACCGCAGTATCTGTCTCATGCCCTAGCGTGATAAGGAAGCCATGAATCTGTGTGCCCGATCTCAGATCACTAAGCGCAGCACAGGCAGTCAAACCGCTCGCCACTGTGAATTCATCAACATCCAACCCAAATTCAATATATCTCATTCTGTAGAACAGATCTAACGCTTGGACACCCATTCCAGCAGAGGTATAGCCGGAGATCATGGAATTCCAAGTAATTACGTTTCTCTGAGGCATTCCATCAAACATCTTACAAGACGAGTCCAAATCGTTGATCTTAGAGTACAAGCCGAGGATGGAGGTGGCGACAACGACATTGGAGTGGAAACCATGCTGTATTGCCTGGGCGTGGAGAGCGCGGGCAACGCGGGGGTCGGTCTCCGCggaggcggcagcggcgcgggcAGCTGAGGCGAAGGCGAAGG encodes:
- the LOC105032934 gene encoding pentatricopeptide repeat-containing protein At2g13600, whose product is MNLHHARLLKLGLDREPVKATQLLTAYASLPSADSLTCALRLFAQVPSRSRDPVLWTALLSAFARSARPTAAVRLFSRLPSIRSNPFAFASAARAAAASAETDPRVARALHAQAIQHGFHSNVVVATSILGLYSKINDLDSSCKMFDGMPQRNVITWNSMISGYTSAGMGVQALDLFYRMRYIEFGLDVDEFTVASGLTACAALSDLRSGTQIHGFLITLGHETDTAVINALANMYFRCGEVECAERAMQGGEESVESKLMMIKGYVFNERYCDATKSILCHSGGFMELVKMDHSVIVSLLKVCANLGLVKTGRQVHGLLLALGLYENCCSSDGNDAILGSALIDMYCKCSSIREAQHVFGSMGDRHVSHWNSMITGCIYNGLINEARQLFDAMPDKNVISWTAMISGYVQDGLPNEGLRLLARLYGESGPIRGNCFTLAKALDACGCLVALHAGKEIHAQALRMMAGDGDDHVVIKTALIDMYSKSGNLNYARRIFDRMEIKNVVSWTSMITGYAAHGLGLQAIGVFEQMISMGLEPNEVTFIAVLSACSHCGLVEQGINYYNLMMERYGITPRVDHYTCLVDMLGRAGKLAEARKLVEEVKDAETNYNKDRGMENGKGASIWGALLGGCRLHGNVEIGSKVARKMLEKKQQISDTYVALSNVYAAAEMWDEVYRVREDWRKKGVSREAGHSQIQIGTLK